One stretch of Zingiber officinale cultivar Zhangliang chromosome 6B, Zo_v1.1, whole genome shotgun sequence DNA includes these proteins:
- the LOC121989986 gene encoding alpha-humulene 10-hydroxylase-like — MAMEANSLFSPFSFITLFIGFFIILLIKIRSRSRLALAPLPPGPPRLPLIGNIHQLVGGNPHRILHQLAKTHGPLIRLRLGQVDQVVASSMEAVEEIIKRHDLNFTDRPTNLTFSRILSYGTRNVSLSPYGGYWKQMRKIYAMELLNSRRVKSFATIREFVNRKLTAEIADKASAQTPFNLSQMVMSMTNELVIRAVIGGECKQKAEFLNLVKETVSNVTSFAVADMYPSLKFLDTLTGLKFRLERIRDKLDKIFEEIIAERQVLLASEQAEEDLLIDVLLKLKDEGNLEFPITYDSIKAVIMEIFLAGTETASSVIEWAMSELIKNPKAMEKVQKEMRETMQGKTKLEESDILKFSYLNLVIKETMRLHPPAPLLVPRVCKETCEVMGYRVPAGAIVLINAFALGRDERYWGSDAESFKPERFEGGLVDFKGFNFEFLPFGVGRRICPGMTFGLSAVEVGLAHLLFHFNWQLPRGMKIEDLDMMDVSGANASRRSPLVVLANPIMPLP; from the exons ATGGCCATGGAAGCTAATTCCCTCTTCTCACCTTTCTCCTTCATCACTCTCTTCATCGGCTTCTTCATAATTTTACTGATAAAGATCAGATCAAGGAGCAGACTAGCATTAGCTCCTCTCCCACCCGGCCCGCCCAGGCTTCCCCTCATCGGAAACATTCACCAGCTCGTCGGCGGCAACCCTCACCGTATCCTTCACCAACTCGCCAAAACGCACGGCCCCCTCATCCGTCTCAGACTCGGACAGGTGGACCAAGTCGTCGCCTCGTCCATGGAGGCGGTGGAAGAGATCATCAAGCGCCATGATCTCAACTTTACTGACCGACCCACCAACTTGACCTTCTCCAGAATATTGAGCTATGGCACGCGCAACGTCTCATTGTCCCCCTACGGTGGCTACTGGAAGCAGATGAGGAAAATCTATGCCATGGAGCTGCTCAACTCCCGGCGCGTCAAGTCCTTCGCCACGATCCGCGAGTTTGTGAACCGAAAGCTCACGGCGGAGATCGCCGACAAGGCGTCTGCTCAAACACCTTTCAATCTAAGCCAGATGGTGATGTCCATGACTAATGAGCTAGTGATCAGAGCTGTGATTGGTGGCGAGTGCAAACAAAAGGCGGAATTCTTGAACCTGGTCAAAGAGACAGTAAGCAACGTGACCAGCTTCGCGGTGGCTGATATGTACCCCTCGCTCAAATTCTTGGATACTCTAACGGGGTTGAAGTTCAGGTTAGAGCGAATCCGTGATAAGCTCGACAAAATCTTTGAGGAAATCATCGCAGAGCGTCAAGTCTTACTGGCCTCTGAGCAAGCAGAGGAGGATCTACTTATCGATGTACTTCTCAAGCTTAAAGATGAAGGAAATCTAGAATTCCCAATCACATACGACTCCATCAAGGCCGTCATCATG GAAATATTCCTGGCCGGGACGGAAACAGCATCATCGGTCATTGAATGGGCTATGTCAGAGTTGATCAAGAATCCCAAGGCAATGGAGAAAGTCCAAAAGGAAATGAGGGAGACTATGCAAGGGAAAACCAAGCTCGAAGAGAGTGACATTCTCAAATTCAGTTATCTAAATTTGGTGATCAAGGAGACGATGCGGCTCCACCCTCCTGCCCCTCTGCTGGTGCCGAGAGTATGCAAAGAGACGTGCGAGGTCATGGGATATCGAGTGCCCGCCGGAGCTATAGTGCTCATCAATGCATTTGCACTGGGCAGAGATGAGCGCTACTGGGGCTCTGATGCTGAGAGCTTCAAGCCTGAGAGATTTGAGGGCGGCTTGGTGGACTTCAAGGGCTTCAACTTCGAGTTCTTGCCATTTGGTGTAGGGCGAAGGATATGCCCCGGCATGACATTTGGGTTGTCGGCCGTGGAAGTTGGACTGGCTCACCTCCTCTTCCACTTTAACTGGCAGCTTCCTCGAGGCATGAAGATTGAAGATTTGGACATGATGGACGTTTCAGGGGCGAACGCATCAAGGAGATCACCTCTCGTTGTGCTTGCCAATCCAATAATGCCTCTGCCATAG